The following proteins are co-located in the Nocardioides piscis genome:
- a CDS encoding ABC transporter ATP-binding protein produces MSPAHAIEVQHLHKHYGTTRAVDGLSFSVEAGEVFALVGPNGAGKTTVVEILEGHRRRTSGRVDVLGFDPATGGRAYREQIGIVLQEAGVDEDFSPRELVRLYRGMYPRQLGVDEVIELVGLADKADAKVKTLSGGQRRRLDLALGLVGDPELLFLDEPTTGFDPSARRRAWELVENLRGLGKTVLLTTHYMDEAEHLADRVAVMVAGRLVSIGTPAELGGARRSSSTIAFRLPLDVVVSQVPDLGAALQPQGGDWQLRTTEPTVALERLLGWARSAGVEVSGLTVERPSLEDVYLELIEEAGVSPVEAHTAPVGT; encoded by the coding sequence ATGAGCCCAGCCCACGCCATCGAGGTCCAGCACCTCCACAAGCACTACGGCACCACCCGGGCGGTTGACGGCCTGTCGTTCAGCGTGGAGGCGGGCGAGGTCTTCGCCCTGGTCGGTCCCAACGGGGCCGGCAAGACCACGGTGGTGGAGATCCTCGAGGGGCATCGTCGGCGTACGTCGGGGCGCGTGGACGTCCTCGGCTTCGACCCCGCCACGGGAGGCCGTGCCTATCGCGAGCAGATCGGCATCGTGCTCCAGGAGGCGGGTGTCGACGAGGACTTCAGCCCTCGTGAGCTGGTGCGGCTCTACCGCGGCATGTATCCGCGGCAGCTGGGCGTCGACGAGGTGATCGAGCTCGTCGGCCTCGCCGACAAGGCCGACGCCAAGGTCAAGACCCTCTCAGGAGGCCAGCGACGACGCCTCGACCTCGCTCTCGGGCTGGTCGGCGATCCGGAGCTGCTCTTCCTCGACGAGCCGACGACCGGTTTCGACCCCTCGGCCCGGCGTCGGGCCTGGGAGCTGGTGGAGAACCTGCGCGGTCTGGGCAAGACCGTCCTGTTGACCACTCACTACATGGACGAGGCCGAGCACCTCGCGGACCGCGTCGCAGTGATGGTCGCCGGCCGACTGGTCTCGATCGGCACACCCGCCGAGCTCGGCGGAGCGCGCCGGTCCTCGTCGACCATCGCCTTCCGGCTCCCGCTCGACGTCGTGGTGTCCCAGGTCCCTGACCTCGGAGCTGCGCTGCAGCCCCAGGGCGGGGACTGGCAGCTGCGCACCACCGAGCCCACGGTCGCGCTGGAGCGTCTGCTCGGCTGGGCCAGGTCTGCCGGGGTCGAGGTGTCTGGCCTCACCGTGGAGCGTCCCTCGCTCGAGGACGTCTATCTCGAGCTGATCGAGGAGGCGGGGGTCAGCCCCGTGGAGGCGCACACCGCTCCGGTGGGGACATGA
- a CDS encoding ABC transporter permease, which yields MTALVTRARAPFARRTDERRPTSLRLFTDQLGYALRDLWRSRIALVFTFAFPLTFLVVMGALVGNDTVSADSPVRVMQFVTPSAAVMGALYGAFPTIAASLADARERGILKRVHGTPLPLWIHLGARTTAAVVFALGSLASMLLVGVVAYDVQIQWDTFAATAVTVLAAVTCFAVAGVAVAGLARSATAAQAVSIALAVLLSFVSGVTAYGEMPGWADRIARVFPLKALNDSLQEQFDPFASGAGWDLRALAVIGAWVAGAAVVARLTFRWDAPEGRARRRTRHGVVARSTLVARPLGHVASRVVGRPGWLSLVGDQTRWATQSALRDAGWVFFAIAMPVGLYAFNASLMGGSGVAEPDLGLQAAAGMIAWSVVVTVVVNIPEAVARARERGILKRLHGTPLQIQTYFAGRLVSALGLVLVTAALILVSGVLWFDLRVAWGGLPLAAGVLVLGTASLAACGLLLASVLPSSKAVTAVGLGIILPLAFFSDVFVFGVVPDWMETVGSFFPLKHLANSVADALAPAGPTVSWVSLVVMSAWLTGAGMLARRLFRWSSEP from the coding sequence ATGACGGCGCTGGTGACCCGCGCCCGGGCGCCGTTTGCCCGCCGTACGGACGAGCGACGGCCCACCTCGTTGCGACTGTTCACCGACCAGCTCGGCTATGCCCTGCGCGACCTGTGGCGCTCACGCATCGCCCTCGTCTTCACCTTCGCCTTCCCCCTGACGTTCCTCGTCGTCATGGGTGCCCTGGTCGGCAACGACACGGTCAGCGCCGACTCCCCGGTGCGGGTGATGCAGTTCGTCACGCCGTCAGCGGCCGTCATGGGCGCGTTGTACGGCGCCTTCCCCACCATCGCCGCGTCGCTGGCCGATGCCCGCGAACGCGGCATCCTCAAGCGGGTCCACGGCACTCCCCTGCCCCTGTGGATCCATCTCGGCGCGCGCACGACCGCTGCAGTGGTTTTCGCGCTGGGTTCCCTGGCCTCCATGCTGCTGGTCGGCGTCGTGGCCTATGACGTGCAGATCCAGTGGGACACGTTCGCCGCCACAGCGGTGACGGTGCTGGCAGCGGTGACCTGCTTCGCCGTCGCCGGTGTCGCGGTGGCCGGGCTGGCCCGGTCCGCAACAGCCGCCCAGGCCGTCTCGATCGCGCTCGCCGTGCTGTTGTCCTTCGTCTCCGGCGTGACGGCCTACGGCGAGATGCCGGGCTGGGCGGACCGGATCGCCCGGGTCTTCCCGCTGAAGGCCCTCAACGACTCCCTGCAGGAGCAGTTCGACCCGTTCGCGTCAGGAGCCGGATGGGATCTGAGGGCACTCGCAGTGATCGGCGCCTGGGTCGCCGGCGCCGCGGTGGTGGCCAGGCTGACGTTCCGCTGGGACGCGCCCGAGGGCCGCGCGCGCCGCCGGACCCGGCACGGCGTCGTCGCCCGCTCGACCCTGGTGGCTCGCCCCCTCGGGCACGTGGCGAGCCGGGTCGTCGGGCGGCCCGGCTGGTTGTCGCTCGTGGGCGACCAGACGCGATGGGCGACGCAGTCCGCGCTGCGCGACGCCGGCTGGGTGTTCTTCGCCATCGCGATGCCGGTGGGGCTGTATGCGTTCAACGCGTCCCTCATGGGCGGCTCCGGGGTGGCGGAGCCCGACCTCGGGCTGCAGGCCGCCGCGGGGATGATCGCGTGGAGCGTCGTCGTCACCGTCGTGGTCAACATCCCCGAGGCCGTCGCTCGAGCGCGCGAGCGCGGGATCCTCAAGCGGTTGCACGGCACACCGTTGCAGATCCAGACCTACTTCGCGGGGCGACTGGTCTCCGCGCTGGGACTGGTGCTGGTCACCGCGGCCCTCATCCTGGTGTCGGGGGTGCTGTGGTTCGACCTGCGAGTCGCCTGGGGCGGCCTGCCGCTCGCCGCAGGGGTGCTCGTCCTCGGCACCGCTTCGCTGGCGGCCTGCGGCCTGTTGCTGGCATCGGTGCTTCCCAGCAGCAAGGCGGTCACCGCCGTGGGGCTCGGCATCATCCTGCCGCTGGCCTTCTTCTCCGACGTCTTCGTGTTCGGGGTCGTCCCGGACTGGATGGAGACCGTGGGCTCGTTCTTCCCGCTGAAGCACCTGGCCAACTCGGTGGCAGACGCCCTGGCCCCCGCCGGTCCGACAGTGAGCTGGGTCAGCCTCGTGGTCATGTCAGCCTGGTTGACCGGCGCCGGGATGCTGGCCAGACGGCTCTTCCGCTGGAGCTCAGAGCCCTGA
- a CDS encoding bifunctional 3'-5' exonuclease/DNA polymerase has protein sequence MTRISLTRLPGDRVLAVDAGLEHVIELADLSAYVEGREPDGPRWVWDDTARWYPPLLEAGIRVERCHDLRLGRQLLRRAPAADASLLVAEESEHWDRLRPAVPSDPALFSVDDSTEHLRADLEDARQRAAVAASSEAPRLGLLLAAESAGALVAAEMTHTGVPWRTDIHERLLGEQLGPRPPRGARPVLLEALAGEVRSALAAPGLNPDSRPELLGALRRAGVEVPDTRASTLRAVEHPAVVPLLRYKQLAHLFSTNGWAWADQWVKDGRFRPSYQPAGSITGRWSSNGGGALSFPVQVRPAAVADDGWVFVVADVAQLEPRVLAGMSGDRALAKAAQGTDLYQGMVDDGAVGSRNDAKLGLLGAMYGATSGESGRMVAGLTRRYPAAFGLVEEAARAGERGLGVRTLLGRGCPPLGEASTTDVDTARADPESETRRRRSYGRFSRNFVVQGTGAEWALCWIADLRNRLWRLGAGPVEARPHLVFFLHDEVVVHTPAHLADVVVAEASHAAAAAGALLFRQLSIDFPLNTSIVRSYADAGKPGSVPGADVTPGR, from the coding sequence ATGACCCGGATCTCGCTGACGCGACTGCCGGGCGATCGCGTGCTCGCGGTCGACGCCGGGCTGGAGCACGTCATCGAGCTGGCCGACCTGTCGGCATACGTCGAAGGGCGCGAGCCCGACGGTCCACGCTGGGTATGGGACGACACTGCGCGGTGGTATCCCCCGCTCCTGGAGGCCGGCATCCGGGTCGAACGGTGCCACGACCTGCGGCTGGGGCGTCAGCTGCTCCGTCGGGCGCCCGCCGCCGACGCGTCGCTGCTCGTCGCAGAGGAGTCCGAGCACTGGGACCGGCTTCGGCCCGCCGTCCCGTCCGATCCGGCGCTGTTCTCCGTCGACGACTCGACCGAGCACCTCCGCGCCGACCTCGAGGACGCCCGGCAGCGTGCTGCCGTCGCGGCCTCCAGCGAGGCGCCACGACTCGGCCTGCTCCTCGCCGCGGAATCGGCCGGGGCGCTGGTCGCTGCCGAGATGACGCACACCGGGGTGCCCTGGCGCACCGACATCCACGAGCGCCTGCTCGGCGAGCAGCTCGGGCCGCGCCCGCCGCGCGGCGCACGCCCAGTCCTGCTGGAGGCGCTGGCAGGTGAGGTGCGCAGCGCCCTCGCGGCTCCTGGTCTCAATCCCGACTCACGCCCCGAGCTGCTGGGTGCACTTCGCCGCGCCGGGGTGGAGGTCCCTGACACCCGTGCGTCGACACTTCGGGCGGTCGAGCACCCGGCCGTCGTCCCGCTCCTGCGCTACAAGCAGCTGGCGCACCTCTTCTCGACGAACGGCTGGGCGTGGGCTGACCAGTGGGTCAAGGACGGCAGGTTCCGACCGTCCTACCAGCCGGCCGGGTCGATCACGGGGCGGTGGTCGTCGAACGGGGGCGGAGCGCTGTCCTTCCCGGTGCAGGTCCGGCCCGCGGCGGTGGCGGACGACGGGTGGGTCTTCGTCGTCGCCGACGTCGCGCAGCTCGAGCCGCGTGTGCTGGCTGGGATGAGCGGCGACCGAGCGTTGGCCAAGGCGGCACAGGGCACCGACCTCTATCAGGGCATGGTCGACGACGGCGCTGTCGGCAGCCGCAACGACGCCAAGCTCGGACTCCTCGGTGCGATGTACGGCGCCACCAGCGGCGAGAGCGGACGCATGGTGGCCGGGCTGACGCGCCGCTACCCCGCCGCCTTCGGCCTCGTCGAGGAGGCAGCGCGCGCTGGTGAGCGAGGGCTGGGAGTCCGCACCCTGCTCGGGCGTGGCTGTCCTCCGCTGGGAGAGGCATCGACCACCGACGTCGACACCGCGCGAGCAGACCCGGAGAGCGAGACTCGTCGGCGGCGTTCCTACGGTCGGTTCTCCCGCAACTTCGTGGTGCAGGGAACAGGCGCAGAGTGGGCCCTGTGCTGGATCGCCGACCTGCGCAACCGCCTCTGGCGACTGGGCGCCGGACCGGTCGAGGCCCGGCCCCACCTGGTCTTCTTCCTCCACGACGAGGTCGTCGTCCACACCCCCGCTCACCTGGCCGACGTCGTGGTCGCGGAGGCTTCCCACGCCGCCGCGGCTGCAGGTGCGCTGCTCTTCCGACAGCTCTCGATCGACTTCCCCCTCAACACCTCGATCGTGAGGTCGTACGCCGACGCCGGGAAGCCGGGCTCGGTGCCGGGGGCCGATGTGACGCCGGGGCGATGA